The Mauremys reevesii isolate NIE-2019 linkage group 19, ASM1616193v1, whole genome shotgun sequence genomic sequence GACTTATATGCATACATATGCCTGAGTCCAGTTCTCTTATAACAAAATTCATCAAGTAAGAAATTCTAGCCACTGAAGAGGTACACACAGCTTCCTCTCAGATGTACATGCACTACAACAGCTGAACAAAAGTTACCAATCCTCACACAGAAGGTGCATATCAAGATCGTAGCCTCTATTTCCCCTTTATCAGTTAGGGAAACATCATGAGTAATACACACCTAGATCAGGCAATGATTGTTTGAATTCATATTGCTGAGACTCATGCACTTGCCAGAAAGGCATTTTAGTTCAACAAACCCAAAGACAGCCAAACCAAGGCTTTATCTGCCCCAAAACAGCACAATACATTTAACTTCTATACTACAATATTATAAAGGGTCCAATTTAAAAGGAACATCAAGTTTTCCTTAATTTGTTAGTTTAATACAGTTCTCCAATGTTTTCTGACATCTCCTAACATGTAAggaactgattttaaaaagtgtgcAAATCTGCAGGCACAAATGAACAGTTGGATATAAACCTGTACATACACCCATGTTAACATGTGTTAATACAGTAACCAAGAATACAGAGTAAGAGTTTGGTTTTGGAAGTCAGCTGAGCTGTTAATGTTACCATTAACAAAATAAGACATTTACAAAGCCAAAACTGAATCCTTTGCATTTGTTATTATGTGAGGGACCCGCACACCCACCACTAAATGCAAGGTCAACAAGACTGCAAACACAGATTAGTCAACAAATACAAACCAAAACTAACAAAATGCCATAAAaagcaattaatcacaattgtaAAACAGCCATGTTTCAAACTTAAAACTCACAAAATTCATTATGCCTCAGTGTCCAGCAAATAAGGAAACAAAACCCAACCCCTTAGTTTGGCAAATAATTGTTATAGTTAAGAATGCCAGAACAATGTTGTCCAAATTATGTATATTGGATAAGAGCACAGAGATGAAAGATGTCTTATGCTtaaagcactagactgggactcaggatatTGTTTCAGTTGGCCAGTTATGCCTTCCTTGGGCATATTATTTGGGCCTCATTCCTACAGAGACTTATAtaaatgcttaactttacacactgacTAGTCTGCCAATTCACTTCAATAGGACTACTTCACACTAGGTAAAATGAACTGAAGCATGTTCTTcattagtctctctgtgcctcagtaccCGAGGGTCCTGTAaaaatctgtaaaatagagatagcAGTACTTCCTATCACCTTCTAGCTTGTCTATTTAGAGGGCAAACCCTTTGAGGTAGGAATTATCTCTGATGTTcatgtgcagtgcctagcataatgggatcCTGAACTCAGCTGAGACCTCTAGGCATTATAGTAAGTGACTGGTAAATCAGTTATTCAAAGCGTGATTCAAACAATCGAGTAAAGAACCTATTACAAATTTATCCTGAAACAAAGGTAAAATGACTAAAGTATTAAGCCTGCCAAAACTGGGTTTCCAGTAGAGAGCTGTCATCATACCAGTACAGTTGAACATTGCTATTATAGATGAATAATAGTAAGTTACACAGTATATATTGTGCACACAAACAACACCTAATTGGCTGGTGAGTGAAACCCGAAAAAAGAGAATGACTTTTGTATTACAAGATATACAGGAGGTTAACTAAAGATATCCCTTTGCAACTGACATAAGATCAATGTGGAAATATATCCTTACACGGTATAAATACACAAGAAAGAGCACTGCTGTTTTTTCCAATTCAAGAGGATCTAGAATAAATGGCATTATTCCACTCCAATAACTATATATAGTCTTTATTTATACCACATTAAATGGAAGAAACATATATGCCACTCAAGGACAGGCAAAAGATAAAGAGTTTGAGTTATAGGGCATTTTGATGCCTGCAGGTAAAACCATGAAGTGTAACACATCTACCCAGACATACAATAGTGTTTTACAATATCATACAATTAGAGACTGAAGAGTCCTCAGTGTCCAAACTGCTCCTTATACAGAAAGAACGTCTTTCAAATAGATATAGATTCCTAATATGTGACAACTTGTAGCTCAGATTTTCACAGAGGCGCAGTACACATCAGATTTACAAAACTAAGACAAACATAAAATACAATAagacaaagaattaatttagggTTTGATTACTAAAACAAGTGTACAACCAAACAATTTGTATCAGTGAGAACAAAGCTGTCAGAAACAGGTTGTTAGAAAACTTTAGAACATGAATAAAATGAGACCCTATTAAGTTAAAAGTGAACTGAATAGTGTGTTTGTGCCTTTTACTGCTCCTCTATTTATAAAGacaattttaaagcttcattagagagttttcctgtttttaattttttaaaactacacACTTGAGAATCAGATATGATGAGTGTGGTAGAAAAATCTACATAGAATAGAATAGGCCCTGACTTCTTTCTACTAAAAGAGCCAACAATTTGTTGAACCGGGAAGGTGACCTCACCATAGACTGAAACAAGAACTTAGAAGGCTCAATTGAGTGGGAATGACTGACTGCCTGAATAGGTATGGACATCCCCTTCCCCATTCTATTAAAGGTTGGGAAAGAAACAGTTCAGGTTTCAGCTCGTTGAGATATGAAGGGTCCTTCAAATATTAGTATTGTCCTCTAATGGGAGGCGGAAGTGTGAAAGACAAGCACAAAGTTCTCTTTAGAAGAAGAAGATTTGCAGAACGGTCTTTTATCCGTACCATGAGTACCTGTAAAGGAGCACAAATTTTGTTCCGGTACTTTGCCATTTACCTTCAACTAGCAAACACGATCCAAACAATTGCACCAATACTAGGTTTCAGCACAGTAAGCAGAATTAGATATTTATTTGCACTTGTCTCCGTTACATAAAGATTTGGTGAACACCTGGCATTTCACCACAACAGGGTTTTAAATAGAGCACGTCTTTACATCCATCCAGAGATCTACTAATCATAGTCTATTTTAATCTCTGTAATTGTGTCAAGGTTTGGTTTGTCACCGCCATTCCTTCCGTGAACTGAAGTCAAGTGCTTTTTTAGGGCAGATTTGTGTTTAAAGTCCATGTCACAACAATGGCATTTGTAAGGTCTGTCCCCACTGTGAATATTCAAGTGGTCCTGAAGCGTGCTTTTAGCAGTAAACGTCTTCAGACAAACCATGCATTGGAATGGGCGGATGCCCATGTGCCCTCGGATATGCCTATTGAGATTCTTCTTTTGTGTAAATGTTTTCCCACACTGTAAGCATAAGAAGAGTTTGTGCATTTTTAGGTGTCTCAGATAGTTTTCAAGGTGGACAAATCCTCGGGGACATTTAGGACATTGGTGCCGCCATGAATAACCAGAATCCTCCAGACTTTGAAACCCACTCACTACACTTGAGGTTCCTTCTGTATTGTCACTGACAAAGCCCTGAAAATGACTCCCAGGCACTTCTGTAATTCTACTCTCAACAGTAGAATTTATCAGTGAATGTTGTGTTTCTGGAAAATATAAACTTGTTTTAGAAGAAGTGCAAGGCTGTGGAAAATGATCATTTTCCACATTGGCTGTGCTCATGGAATCCATTCTGAAGATACAGATTTCATCATCTTTATATCCTATTTCAACTGTGGAAATCTCTGGAGTTTTCATGTCCTTTCTTTCCGATATTAAGCTTTGCATTGCAGGTTGTAAGACATCCCCTTTCTCCCGTTTTACATTATATTCTACATTAACAGGGCTATCTTCAGAAATTTCAATTATTTCACAGTCTTTATCCAAACTGTCATCTTTATTTCTCAGCTCAGTGTCTGAGGAATGACATTTCTCTGTGTTCTGATTACTGTTCTCCATAGAAGCATCAATTTCCAGATATTTAGACAATGCTTCGGTACATTTCTCTACAATGTGGACCATCTGAAGATAACTTGCAGCAATGAGATATTTCAAAAGCTCCTTCTTTTTAACTTCAAGAGCACCAGTATAACAAGACAACAGTAACTTTCTGCCAACCTCAGCACTCTGCAATATGGTGATTCGCATCTGTTTCGACTGATTGAGCAAAAACTGATCCCTCATAAATGTGGAGCAGGCAGCAAAAATCACCTTGTGTCCATGAAACTCAGTGTCATTGATATATATTGATACATCACAAAATAAATTCTGCTGTCTCAAGAGGTTCATCTTTTGCAACACAGCATCCCCTTGCTGTTCAAACTGGAAATGCAGCACATCTGAGTCAGTAGCCATGTTAACAACCTATTGGAAAATGCACAATAGAAACATTACAATTCAAGTATATCATTCTGGATGCAGCTTTCGCTGTCTCAAGCTTCCGATCTGATATTTACTGAATACAATTTGATCAGCACTTTAAAGCTACCCACCGAGCCACTACATATACCGGTGCTGAATAGTGTTTCTGGAGAGCATGGCTTGAAAGCTGACTTGGGTCCTTGCAACTGGCCTGGTTCTGTGTTCCAGTCTAGCCAGGGCCTCCCCCATAAAACACTATCAGCAGGAACCACCCCTCATATCTAACCCTTACTCTCAGCACGGTGCCTACAACAGCCCGTAGATACAAGTAGCATTAGCCAGGCTTGGCCACAGCTAGGTCTGAAAACTACTTAAAACGGCTATTCGCCCTACGTCGCAGTGCCACCCTCCCAGGTGCACgacgccccccaccccaccccaccccaccccacccgccagACCTTGCTGAGCTTCCTCTCTGCCCGAACCCGCAGGAGCCCCCGCCCTCCCGAGCTGCTGCGGCTCTAGGCCCAAGTGAAGGCGGCTGGAGACACCGGAACCGGAACCTCCCCCCTTCCGGGATTACCACCTTCTCCTTCCACGTTCCTCGGCCCCGAACCGGCTGCGGCAGCCCTGAGAGCAAGCGCGAGCCACACAACAGATGAGCCGGAAGCACATTCCCaagtcccgccccctccccccgaagaGACCTTTGTGGAGCGCTCTGTCACTCCCCTGACCCCGGCTCTCGGCCTGCCCTGCCCAATAGGACGAGGCGGCAGCAGGGCTGCGGCTTCCGGGAGCCCGGAAGTGGTTCAGGCAGGAGGCGGATGTGTTTCCTTTCGGACTCCGCCGTGCCTGCCCCCCTCCTGGACGCACGGACTGATGGGGAGACACAAGCCCCGGGGCGGAGTCATCGGGCCCCATCATCCCCCGCGACGGCgccgggaggggagcaggggacgaaccctccccccacagcgggagaagtgtgtgtagggggaggggGTGAGTCCCGCTCCCTTGCCGGGGACTAGCGCAGCTGGAGGGCTTACGAACCCCGGCAGGGATCCTCGCACATACCACAACCCCATCACTTGCCCAGCTCAGGTGCGCTGGCTCCACCAAGCAAAAGCCAAGCATCACAGCTGATCGTGAAATGATCtaggggcacccacaacttgaggGTGACGGCTGCGTCTCCAGGAATGGCAGCCCTGCCCCGGGTGGGCCTGCGGGCTACGGTGGTATACTACATTCCTGCAGCCAGCCGAGCCTCAGGCCCCTTCAGATGAAATTTGTTTATAAATGAGCCATTTTCCTTATGGCTGAAAACCACATAGAGGCAAGGGGCTTCGGAGGAAGTTTAGAATAAGTATTGGCATTGCTACAGTGCCTCCCAGCTAAGGCTCTCACCGCATTGTACTAACAGATTTAGTCGTGGAATACAGGCTCCAGGGAGCAAGGCACCAGATGAAAATGACACAGAAAGACGATCAATTAATTAGCCAAAGCCACAGAGCATGCCAGATCCAGAAGGTCAGCTTAAGTTAGTCAATGCCTTTTATCCTTTAACCACAAAACTAGCCATTTAGATTCCTTTAGGACAGAGGCAGTTGTGCTAATAAAGAGTAACTCATGTTGGATATGGTACGCTCTTAATGACATTTACTTAAGTCCCTCAGAGATATCTTCCAAGATTGTCCATCAGTAAGGAATTCCAGATTTAGAAATAATTAAGGGTCTGCTCATAATTCAGGCATTCTAGTAGAAGGCAGAATTAGGCTCAGTAGTTGTAGGGGGAAAAATAGTTACTTCTCCACCCACACTACCACTCATAGAATTATTGCTGTTTGGGGCAAAAAATTCAGAAACCCTACACGGGATATTTAAGATGACTTTGGTTTTCCTTTTACATCACAGTGAGTAATAGTCATTATAAATCCTTGTGATCTGTACAGAACATACCCTCAAAAAAGCTAGCAGTAGTGATACAAAAGTTAGCTTATCCCTTAAACAGTACTCACATCTCAGAGAAAGAGTAGGCAGAAAGGTGCCTAAAAAGAGTTTAAAAAGCCATGGAGGTACCAGCTTTGGTAATAAACATTTGTATTCAACTTCCTCCTAGTCATTGAAGAGGTAATTAATTATTCTGTGGAGCATAAACTAGGATAAAGGAAATATATGTTCAGTATATCCCTTCTCCATGGAGAATCTAACTGTCTCTCTGATATCAGGTCACTATAGTGAACCACAGTTCTGTACATTTGCTCATTTCGTCTgcgctagtattgtttttataattaaaaacaaaaaggaaagaaaaaacacaGGACTGCAGAGTACCAGtaatatttttaatgcagttttgctTTGTATCACATTTTTaattaaactctctctctccctgctctccATCCCTTCTCAAAATGACTCCAGTATTCACCATCAGCCCTCTCATGTTCTGTACTTTTGCATTCAATGTGCTCTATGTTCAGGTCAAATAAGACTACTGGTGTGACAGACTGTATAGATTTATAAGTTTTGCCACAGAGGATGGGGAAGAACCCACAAAAACCCTGATACTTCAGGTATGACAGAGTCACTAACTTGTAAAATTCTTCTATAAAAAGATAAGACAAACCTACAGTAGTTCTCTTACCCATATGCTCATCAAGTAAATAGGTTCTAAAAGCAAAAATAATCCTTACAAATGTGGCCAAAGtgtctttcaaatatttttataatgGTAGACTTATGGTAGACAGATTATGACAATTGCCATAGAATTTATCTGACTAAGCAACAGCACTATCAACTTCAAGTGGATCTAGGCTAGTTAGAACTTTGCAATAAAAAGTGATTTAGAATAAAGTTATACATACATGATTGACTACATATTAAGTTCATTTTATTCTATAACAAAGCTGCCTTTGGATAGTCTGTATAAATAGATTTTATAACAATAGTGCCAGGCtccattttaattcttaattcagGGAAAAAAGCATTGACAAGATTTTCTTTGTCTCTAGTCCACATTAGATCTATGATAACCCATTTTTCATAAAATGAATATTATAGTATCAAAATGTTTGAATATAGAAGATTCTGCCTGACATCAGATCCACATGCAATATTTCAGACATAATAATCATGGGGTAACAGCTCAAGATGATTCTGTAagcaggttttttctttttttcttttaaacaattaATTTCTCTCTCCATGCAAGGTGTCACTGAACCAAGATTCTGAAAGAAATACTTTCCTAAAATAGTTACATTTCAGAATTAAATTAATCTGCTATGATATTTGTTTCCCCCTGCCCATTACTTATTCCAAAACTGTACACAAAACAGGCAAATATAGCCATTTAAAACTTTTTACCTGAAAAGGTGATTGTGTCCTTTCATAACATTTTGCAACATTAGCACTTCATTCACTGTAATGCTTGTTTTGGGAACTTCTGACTTTTGTATGCCCCTTTTCTCAAGGCCCAAGCTGTCTTTTGATAATGAAATATACATTATTTTCTGCAATAAAATGCTTTGGTCATATTTTAGTTTAGCATTGTAACAGTACTAGACTTAAACAGCTGCATTAGAAGTAATCCTTGATCCAAATGTGAAAAGCGGTTCTTTACACATTCTTTACAAGGGTCAAGCAGTAGATTATTAGACCACACTGCATTTCAGTTCAGTAAGAGTGCTGCTCTTCTGTAAATGGTATTCTTCAGATGAGATATTAAAGCATGGTCCTTTCACTCCAACTAGGATGGCAGCCATCTAGATTAAAACTTCCATGACACTTTTCAAAATAAGTACAACATAATCTCAACCCCCCGTTAACATTCAATTCCCTTTAGGTCTGAGGTTCAAAGATGTGTAGAAGAGCTATTGCTGAGCACAATCAATAACTGATGGATTAATCTACAGCCAATGACACCTGTATCTTACTCTAAACTCTTACCTTGTAAAGCTCTAGGATTCATGAACTATGTAGGGTGGTAGCTAAATTCTAGTCTACTTTTCAAGATGAAGGGCATACTTTTAGGATCCAACAGAGACTATGATCTAACTTTATATAGGGTCTACATCAATAGGgtagttcccccccccccgcagttaaCTGACATACATGGCTCCTAGTAGAGCTCTAGGAAGTTTAAAAAAGAGCATGGAATTACACATTTCAGCTGCTGAAAGAGATTCTTTTCACAATGTCATAAATAAAGCAATATTCCCCACTCCAGCTGTACTTTAAAACCAAATATGAAGGTCACAATTGCTGTGGTTTATGTGAAGCAATATTTATAGGAGACAGAACAATAATTTTATTTTGAAGTCTTTACTATGTCTTAGTACATACAGTGGTAGGTGGTCCTTTagtgcttgtcttcactacaagtTAGTGTGCTTTAGTTACTGCATTCAAGCTAGCCTAGCTTGAGTGAGAGCAACCACACTTCAAAGCAATACTGGAGTTTTACAGCCTGATTTGATTAGTTGCTGTTGAGTTAGAATAATAGAACTGTAGGGCATAAAGGGACCTCAAaagatcatttagtccagtcctcCGTACTGAGACAAGACCAAGTAAACCTCCTAGAACATTtgtgacagatgtttgtctaacctgttcttaaaacttccaatgatgggaattccacaaccttccttggaagcctgtttCATTACAGCTTATATTTAGAAAATTTccccaatatctaacctagatctcccttgctgcagattaagctgattaatTTTTGTTCTACCTTCGAGTGGACATTGTTCTCCATAACATCTCTCAACACATTTAAGAACTATGATCACATCCCCCCATCAGTCTTCTTTTCTaaaaagactaaacatgccctttttaggtcaggttttctaaaccttctataaatttgttgctctcctgttctcctcatctttcctaaagtgagATGCTCAGAACTGAACATAGTACTCCAACAGAGGCCTCATCACTGCTGAGtaaagtgggacaattacctcctgtgtgtTACATACGggactcctgttaatacaccgcagaatatttacctttttcataactgcatcacattgttgattcgttacatttgtgatccactacaactACTGGATCATTTTCAATAGTAtaaactcacagccagttattCCCAGTTTTATATTTGTACTTTTGATTTTTTATTCCTAAGTTTACACTTGACTTTACTcgatttcatcttgttgatttcagaccaattcggcaagatcattttgaattctgatttgaTCCTCCAAAGTGCTAACAATCCCTGCCAGTTTGGTGGTAATCCTCACATTTAAAAAGCACATTCTACACtatattatccaagtcattaatgaaaatattgagtagtACTGGATGCAAGACAGACtcttgcaggaccccactagataatGCCTCCCAGTTGACAGCTActattgataactattctttgaatACAGTCTTTccaccagttatgcacccaccttacagtaactTCGTCTAGACCATGTTTCCTTAGTTTTCTTATGAAAAAAATCATGAGAGTCtaagtcaaaagccttactgaaaatcaagatgctgggggtggggaatacatctactgctttccctctACCCCCTAGGACAGTAACCCTGtcaattaaggaaattagtttggTTTGGCATGACATAGATTTTTGAGAAGTCCTCACTGGGTATTATTTATTCTCTTATTGTCCTCTACATGCTTGTTGTAACTCAAGTTGTTGCATCCCCAGAGAGTTACTAGCTTTAGCATCAACATCACTTAACTttcaaactccctccctcccaactAGCTAGCTAGAatttaaagcaccacttaactTGAGCtagagaattgtgtgtgtggatgggaatTGAGCTAGGGGTAGCATTAGTTATTATCTGAGTTAATTATGCTGTGAAAGCACACCCTCAGTAGCCCTACATCAACAAATAAGTCATACCCTGACCCTAGGAAATCAGCCTCATATTCTAaaaatttattttctttacaaACAGTACCATGTAATCTACCTGAGCCACCTAGATCATTCAGGGCTTTAGCTCTTTATAAACATACATCCATGTTAATAATCCTGAAAGTTGGTATTGGTTGGGGTAGGGCTGATTAGCAGAGAAAATTCAATTACATAGTTTAAAAGGGACAAAAAAGTGACACAtggaaaaaagtatttaattttaacTTTAGGGATTTGGGTAAGATTGGAAGGCAAATAACTGAAGTTTTAACAGATAAATTAGCAGTTGAACTACATAACTCTCAGTCATCCAGTGCTTTTTGAAAAAGTCAGGTTTTATCTCATAGACTCATCTTCTCTGTTGTTTCTTCTATCTGCCCAGACATACACAGGTCCTTAACTGTACAGCACATAGTTTAAATTGATGACTGCCCACAGCAAGAGTTCTTCAAAAGGTGACAGTCCCATGTCTCCAAATCAGATTAAATGATCCGAAATGTAACACATCCAAAATTTAACCCCATGCTCACCCGTAGGGACAGACAGAAACCGTGTATGAGGATTATTAGTCATAGAAAATGACAAGACTAGAATGAAGGCTGACAACTTGCTAGGTTTTGTAATTCATTCTATACACAACCTTTCAGGTCATACCATCTGCTTTGGTGAAGGCCCAAATCCAACCTTTTGTTCCTTTCTTCATGATGCCTACAAAGGGCTGCTTGGAATGCTTAATTGACACAGGTGCTATCGCTCCTTAAATTGAGCACAGCCTGAGCCAATTTCCCTGCATCCAGTATCTGGCTTGCATCAGCTTGTTGACAGACCTTACTGTCTGTAGCAGTGCTACAGCTGAAAGAATCAAAGTCCACTGTTATATCTTGAACATTTCTTTCATTGGCATTGTCAAAACTATTTTTTCCATGTAACTGTTTAAGGTGTTTCCTCAGAACAGGTTTATGTGCAAAGACCATGTCACAATAGTTACATTTATGAGGCTTGTCTCCACTGTGCAGATTGAGATGGTCCTGTAAAGAACATTTCTGAGAGAAAGTTTTCCCACAGATCTTACACTGAAAAGGTTTGATCCCTGCATGCACTCTCATGTGTCGGTGGAGATTGCCTTTCTGAGTGAACGTCTTACCACACAGCAGACACATGAACAGTTTATGCATTTTTAAATGATTAGCATAGTTTTCCAGGTGCCGGAATACTCTGGTACACTTGGGACACTGGTGGTGCCATTGGAGACCTTTGTCTATACCTCTGTTGTTAGGACCAAACATGTCTTTAGAGGCCATGATGAAATTGTCACTGCCAGCATAAGAAAGGGCATAGTTGTGGAGATGATTTTGTTCTATTTCACTCGTTCTGTTTTCCACAGTGGAATTGATTAAAAAGTGCTGAGGCTCTGATGAATGTAAAGCAGTTTGTTCAGAAGAAATAAACTGGGTTTGATCTTTTTTATTTCTAACCTCAGACACCTCCCCAATAGACTCCACCTTGACAATCTGAATGTCACTATCTTCCATGTCCATACTGTCTTCTGAGGTTTGAATACATAGTGAATCCTGTTGCAGAGAGTCCTCATCTCCTTGGTGTTCTTTCAACTCAGAAGAATCGCTTTGCTGTTCACAATCCTCCTTGCTCTCCAATGGCTTCTTAGGTTTTATAAACTTCCAGAGAGCCTGTGTACATCGTTCCACAATGTGGCTCATCTGAAGAAAGCTTGCAGCAGTCAAGTAATTTACCAGCTCCATCTCAGGAAACTCCAGAATGCCACTGTAGCAGGACAAAAGCAACTGCCTCCCCACTTCTGAACTCTGCAGAATGGAGATTTTAACCTCTCTGGAGTCATTCAACAAAAACTGATCTCTTAAAAAGGGGGAGCCTGCAGCAAACACAATTTTATGCCCATGGACCTCAACATTGTCAATGTGAACTACGACATCACAAAACTTATTTTCTTCCCTCAGTTTGTTCATTTTTTGTAACATTGAATCTCCATAATTGTCAAACTTGAAGTGAAGGATATCTGATCTTTCGGACATTTTGGCAAATCTaaagaacaaaagcaaacaaaaataaagaaacagTATACGAGGAAACTAATGGATGTAATCATGCAAATTAAAAAGGGGCCAATGGTGCAGGTTAAACATAcatattttacaaaatattttcttaTGTTAATAAAAACACCCAAGActattaaaaatgaaagaattttaaaagttAACTTTACTTTGAATATCTTAATGATGTTTACTTTTTCACATTTCACTCAACTTGGACAGTGAAAGCAACCTAATCAATTTCTAGTCTATTTCATATTCTAATCCACATGCAGTAGTATAATGTTGCAATGTCCCCAACACTACAGAAgaatgtttatttaaaatattatagtTATATAGATACACTATTTCTttggaatttaaaataaaaccatatAAATATTTCTACTGGTTTAAACTTTTGTAAAAGCTTGCTTTCGTATTAACAAAAACTAAGTTTTTGACCCTTCGATGTCCCTTTAGTTTTTTAGCAATTGTTTTGCTTTAAAGCATGTTACACTGAAGCACCTGTCAGAGAGAACAGTGTAATATTAAACCAAGCTTCTTAACATTCATGTACTTAATAGGAGAAATATGGTCTATGAATCAAACTAAGAAAAATAGTTAAAATTCTTCCACCCTCAACACCTCCTGCTCGCCTGGTGGTATTTCTAAATAAAATACAGCCTGTTACACATCTGAAATGCGCAGAATTCTAGTACTGAACTTCATTTTTTAGACCAGATATAGTCACAATGGAAGTGATTGGGATCTCATTCATCTTTATGCATTTGTCCAATGTCCATTATCGAGCACTGA encodes the following:
- the ZBTB6 gene encoding zinc finger and BTB domain-containing protein 6, which gives rise to MATDSDVLHFQFEQQGDAVLQKMNLLRQQNLFCDVSIYINDTEFHGHKVIFAACSTFMRDQFLLNQSKQMRITILQSAEVGRKLLLSCYTGALEVKKKELLKYLIAASYLQMVHIVEKCTEALSKYLEIDASMENSNQNTEKCHSSDTELRNKDDSLDKDCEIIEISEDSPVNVEYNVKREKGDVLQPAMQSLISERKDMKTPEISTVEIGYKDDEICIFRMDSMSTANVENDHFPQPCTSSKTSLYFPETQHSLINSTVESRITEVPGSHFQGFVSDNTEGTSSVVSGFQSLEDSGYSWRHQCPKCPRGFVHLENYLRHLKMHKLFLCLQCGKTFTQKKNLNRHIRGHMGIRPFQCMVCLKTFTAKSTLQDHLNIHSGDRPYKCHCCDMDFKHKSALKKHLTSVHGRNGGDKPNLDTITEIKIDYD
- the ZBTB26 gene encoding zinc finger and BTB domain-containing protein 26 produces the protein MSERSDILHFKFDNYGDSMLQKMNKLREENKFCDVVVHIDNVEVHGHKIVFAAGSPFLRDQFLLNDSREVKISILQSSEVGRQLLLSCYSGILEFPEMELVNYLTAASFLQMSHIVERCTQALWKFIKPKKPLESKEDCEQQSDSSELKEHQGDEDSLQQDSLCIQTSEDSMDMEDSDIQIVKVESIGEVSEVRNKKDQTQFISSEQTALHSSEPQHFLINSTVENRTSEIEQNHLHNYALSYAGSDNFIMASKDMFGPNNRGIDKGLQWHHQCPKCTRVFRHLENYANHLKMHKLFMCLLCGKTFTQKGNLHRHMRVHAGIKPFQCKICGKTFSQKCSLQDHLNLHSGDKPHKCNYCDMVFAHKPVLRKHLKQLHGKNSFDNANERNVQDITVDFDSFSCSTATDSKVCQQADASQILDAGKLAQAVLNLRSDSTCVN